From a region of the Haloferax volcanii DS2 genome:
- a CDS encoding acyl-CoA dehydrogenase family protein, with the protein MELLDDSIVPEHARDLKQEAREFAEAHIEPVAADYYESGEYPREVLQAGMDAGLVAQDISEEYGGKGFDLQQMLAISEEFYRADAGIALTLQLASFGCEIMEHYGSEEQKEKWLRPVAENEQLSGLAVSEPQTGSDMAGMETAAEKTDDGYVLNGEKYWVGNAVEADWLTVYAKTADTDDRYSNYSMFIVPTDTSGYEAEHIPEKMGMRASKQGHIVFDDCEVPEENLIGTEGGGFYMLADFFNHGRVIVGGHSLGLAAAAIEETWEFVHDRQAFGRSVSEFQAVQHILADMRMEFEAARALNWRAAEKVANGEDAGFWAAATKTKSTETAVDVAERGMQLHGGRSVLNEYKISRVYRDARIPVIYEGANEIQRNLIYRQGGL; encoded by the coding sequence ATGGAACTTCTCGACGACTCCATCGTGCCCGAACACGCCCGCGACCTCAAGCAGGAGGCCCGCGAGTTCGCCGAAGCGCACATCGAACCGGTCGCGGCGGACTACTACGAGTCCGGCGAGTACCCCCGCGAGGTGCTCCAAGCGGGGATGGACGCGGGGCTCGTCGCACAGGACATCTCCGAGGAGTACGGCGGCAAGGGTTTCGACCTCCAGCAGATGCTCGCCATCTCCGAGGAGTTCTACCGCGCCGACGCCGGTATCGCGCTGACGCTCCAGCTCGCCTCGTTCGGCTGCGAGATTATGGAGCACTACGGCAGCGAAGAACAGAAAGAGAAGTGGCTCCGCCCGGTCGCGGAAAACGAACAGCTCTCGGGACTCGCGGTCTCCGAGCCGCAGACCGGCTCCGACATGGCCGGCATGGAGACGGCCGCCGAGAAGACCGACGACGGCTACGTCCTCAACGGCGAGAAGTACTGGGTCGGCAACGCCGTCGAGGCCGACTGGCTGACGGTGTACGCCAAGACCGCCGACACCGACGACCGCTACTCGAACTACTCGATGTTCATCGTGCCGACCGACACGTCCGGCTACGAGGCGGAACACATCCCCGAGAAGATGGGTATGCGCGCCTCCAAGCAAGGCCACATCGTCTTCGACGACTGCGAGGTGCCCGAGGAGAACCTCATCGGCACCGAGGGCGGCGGCTTCTACATGCTCGCGGACTTCTTCAACCACGGCCGCGTCATCGTCGGCGGCCACAGCCTCGGCCTCGCGGCCGCCGCCATCGAGGAGACGTGGGAGTTCGTCCACGACCGGCAAGCGTTCGGGCGCAGCGTCTCGGAGTTCCAAGCGGTCCAGCACATCCTCGCCGATATGCGCATGGAGTTCGAGGCGGCCCGCGCGCTCAACTGGCGCGCCGCCGAGAAGGTCGCGAACGGCGAGGACGCCGGCTTCTGGGCGGCCGCAACGAAGACGAAATCGACCGAGACGGCGGTCGACGTGGCCGAGCGTGGCATGCAGCTCCACGGCGGCCGGTCGGTCCTCAACGAGTACAAGATTTCGCGGGTCTACCGCGACGCGCGCATCCCGGTCATCTACGAGGGCGCAAACGAGATTCAGCGCAACCTCATCTACCGGCAGGGCGGGCTGTGA
- a CDS encoding long-chain fatty acid--CoA ligase, protein MVGATNQTLRPFLWRAGKLYPDREIVSRTAEGLERYTYAEYEGRVARLAGALSDAGIGDGDRVATFCWNHNRHFETYFGVPSMGAQLHTINPLLPDHHIQYIVENAKDRIIFVDPSLAPKLAGAVDGDAFASVEQFVVMASEVPDDVGLSPVTDYESFIADHPDEYDWPDLPEDQPAGMCYTSGTTGQPKGVEYSQQMLWAHTMATLPESGLDIGAKDVIMPVVPMFHVNAWGLPFSTTAAGAKHVYPGPSPTPEDLATLIEEEGVTMTAGVPTVWLGLLDYLDEHDADISSLERIIIGGSAAPKSVIRRFDEEHDVDVLHAWGMTEMSPVGTVAHLKPGMEDLPAEAQYEKRAKQGLLAPGLEMRVVDDDGNEVPWDDEEFGELWVRGPWVTTEYFERPDANEEDYEDGWLKTGDVVTVDEDGYVQIVDRAKDVIKSGGEWISSLELENSIMAHDDVAEATVIGVPHERWQERPVAFIVPKGGVDEDALKADLVARVEDEFPKWWAPDEVVFIDEVPKTATGKFDKKVLRDRYDDSSLIEGKTPDSEAPSDE, encoded by the coding sequence ATGGTAGGTGCTACCAACCAGACACTTCGGCCGTTCCTGTGGCGCGCGGGCAAGCTCTATCCGGACCGCGAAATCGTCTCTCGGACCGCCGAAGGGCTGGAACGCTACACGTACGCGGAGTACGAGGGGCGCGTGGCACGGCTCGCGGGGGCGCTTTCGGACGCCGGCATCGGGGACGGCGACCGGGTGGCGACGTTCTGCTGGAACCACAACCGACATTTCGAGACGTACTTCGGGGTCCCCTCGATGGGCGCGCAGCTGCACACCATCAACCCGCTTCTGCCCGACCACCACATCCAGTACATCGTCGAGAACGCGAAGGACCGCATCATCTTCGTGGACCCGTCGCTCGCGCCGAAACTCGCCGGCGCGGTCGACGGGGACGCCTTTGCCTCCGTCGAGCAGTTCGTCGTGATGGCCTCCGAGGTACCGGACGACGTGGGCCTGTCCCCGGTGACGGACTACGAGTCGTTCATCGCTGACCACCCCGACGAGTACGACTGGCCGGACCTCCCGGAGGACCAGCCGGCGGGGATGTGTTACACCTCGGGGACGACGGGCCAGCCGAAAGGCGTCGAGTACTCCCAGCAGATGCTGTGGGCGCACACGATGGCGACGCTCCCCGAATCCGGCCTCGACATCGGCGCGAAAGACGTCATCATGCCGGTCGTCCCGATGTTCCACGTCAACGCGTGGGGCCTGCCGTTTTCGACGACCGCGGCGGGCGCGAAACACGTCTACCCCGGCCCGTCGCCGACGCCCGAGGACCTCGCGACACTCATCGAGGAGGAGGGCGTGACGATGACCGCGGGCGTGCCGACGGTGTGGCTCGGCCTGCTCGACTACCTCGACGAGCACGACGCGGACATCTCGTCGCTCGAACGCATCATCATCGGCGGGTCGGCCGCGCCCAAGTCGGTCATCCGCCGGTTCGACGAGGAACACGACGTGGACGTGCTCCACGCGTGGGGCATGACGGAGATGTCGCCGGTCGGGACCGTCGCCCACCTCAAGCCGGGGATGGAGGACCTCCCCGCCGAAGCGCAGTACGAAAAGCGCGCCAAGCAGGGCCTGCTCGCGCCGGGGCTGGAGATGCGCGTCGTCGACGACGACGGGAACGAGGTCCCGTGGGACGACGAGGAGTTCGGCGAGCTGTGGGTCCGCGGCCCGTGGGTGACGACCGAGTACTTCGAGCGCCCCGACGCGAACGAGGAGGACTACGAGGATGGCTGGCTGAAGACCGGCGACGTGGTCACGGTGGACGAAGACGGCTACGTCCAAATCGTCGACCGGGCGAAAGACGTCATCAAATCCGGCGGGGAGTGGATTTCGTCGCTCGAACTCGAAAACAGCATCATGGCCCACGACGACGTGGCCGAGGCGACCGTCATCGGCGTCCCCCACGAACGCTGGCAGGAGCGCCCCGTGGCCTTTATCGTCCCGAAGGGCGGCGTCGACGAGGACGCGCTCAAGGCCGACCTCGTCGCGCGCGTCGAAGACGAGTTCCCGAAGTGGTGGGCCCCCGACGAGGTCGTGTTCATCGACGAGGTGCCGAAGACTGCGACCGGCAAGTTCGACAAGAAGGTGCTCCGCGACCGGTACGACGACTCGTCGCTCATCGAGGGCAAGACGCCCGATTCGGAGGCTCCGTCGGACGAATGA
- the menE gene encoding o-succinylbenzoate--CoA ligase yields the protein MTGAPDDAAGGNDSESTEDDATAADARGFAGPMRDWLSHRVAATPDRQALIHAATGDSWTFRELDALVDETAGQLAALGVEAGDHLGVVLTPGIDYVRLIHAATRLGAVLVPLSDRLTADEIGRNVELADVTTLVCGESTESTAVEATTDVPVVSVDDPRWEGVINLSSIAPKRVEPVGWSLSETMLLLFTSGTTGTPKAVRLTMGNLLANAVAGAFRVGVSRDDRWLVTLSLHHMGGIGPILRGPLYGTTVVLREGFDAGGAADDIGKYDVTGVSLVPTMLTRMLDSRGTLSDSLRVVLLGGAPAPDELIERCRNYSVPVHPTYGMTETASQVATATPREAFDDVGTVGRPLYFTDLRVVDEDGTPVEPGTPGELVVSGPTVSPGYYRNPEATADAFSDAGLRTGDIGYRDDDGLLYVLNRKDDRIITGGENVDPGEVAAVLRDHPDVDDATVLGVPDAEWGERVAALVVPADPENPPDDEDLDAFCRERLAGFKCPRLVATADELSRTVSGTVDREAVRERLVAAKPVAEAEPEHATDYDDTNDDAGDDGDDDDESDDSETDSGEATPASDADEAAIDDAEGDATVADAERDGDEAEDDSEASVDGAERGDAERAEGDTDNGDADAGDTDGGDGGDEFVPDRDE from the coding sequence ATGACGGGCGCTCCCGACGACGCGGCCGGTGGCAACGACTCCGAGTCGACCGAGGACGACGCAACCGCCGCCGACGCCCGCGGGTTCGCCGGGCCGATGCGCGACTGGCTCTCCCACCGGGTCGCCGCGACGCCCGACCGACAGGCGCTCATCCACGCCGCGACCGGCGACTCGTGGACCTTCCGCGAACTCGACGCGCTCGTGGACGAGACCGCCGGCCAGCTCGCCGCCCTCGGCGTCGAGGCCGGCGACCACCTCGGCGTCGTCTTGACCCCCGGCATCGACTACGTCCGACTCATCCACGCCGCGACGCGGCTCGGGGCGGTGCTCGTGCCCCTCAGCGACCGACTCACCGCCGACGAAATCGGTCGCAACGTCGAACTCGCGGACGTGACGACGCTCGTCTGCGGCGAGTCCACCGAGTCGACGGCGGTCGAGGCGACGACCGACGTGCCCGTCGTCTCCGTGGACGACCCGCGCTGGGAGGGCGTCATCAACCTCTCGTCTATCGCGCCCAAGCGGGTCGAACCCGTGGGCTGGTCGCTCTCGGAGACGATGCTCCTGCTTTTCACCTCGGGGACGACCGGGACGCCGAAGGCGGTGCGACTCACCATGGGGAACCTGCTCGCCAACGCCGTCGCCGGCGCGTTCCGAGTCGGCGTCTCGCGCGACGACCGGTGGCTCGTCACGCTCTCGTTGCACCACATGGGCGGCATCGGCCCGATTCTCCGCGGCCCGCTGTACGGGACGACGGTCGTCCTCCGCGAGGGGTTCGACGCCGGCGGCGCGGCCGACGACATCGGCAAGTACGACGTGACGGGCGTCTCGCTCGTGCCGACGATGCTCACGCGGATGCTCGACAGCCGGGGGACGCTCTCGGACTCGCTCCGCGTGGTGCTCCTCGGCGGCGCGCCCGCCCCCGACGAACTCATCGAGCGCTGTCGGAACTACTCGGTGCCGGTCCACCCGACCTACGGCATGACCGAGACGGCGTCGCAGGTCGCCACCGCGACCCCGCGGGAGGCGTTCGACGACGTGGGGACCGTCGGGCGGCCGCTCTACTTCACCGACCTCCGGGTCGTCGACGAGGACGGAACCCCCGTCGAACCCGGCACGCCGGGCGAACTCGTCGTGTCGGGACCGACCGTCTCGCCCGGCTACTACCGGAACCCCGAGGCCACCGCCGACGCCTTCAGCGACGCCGGTCTCCGAACCGGCGACATCGGCTACCGCGACGACGACGGTCTCCTGTACGTCCTGAACCGGAAGGACGACCGCATCATCACCGGCGGCGAGAACGTCGACCCCGGCGAGGTCGCGGCGGTCCTGCGGGACCACCCCGACGTTGACGACGCCACCGTGCTCGGGGTCCCCGACGCCGAGTGGGGCGAGCGCGTCGCCGCCCTCGTCGTTCCCGCGGACCCGGAGAACCCACCGGACGACGAGGACCTCGACGCCTTCTGTCGCGAGCGACTCGCCGGGTTCAAATGCCCGCGACTGGTCGCGACCGCGGACGAACTCTCGCGGACCGTCTCGGGGACCGTCGACCGCGAGGCGGTCCGCGAGCGACTGGTCGCGGCCAAGCCCGTCGCGGAGGCCGAACCGGAGCACGCGACCGATTACGACGACACCAACGACGATGCCGGTGACGACGGTGACGACGACGACGAGTCCGACGACTCCGAGACCGACTCCGGCGAGGCGACGCCCGCGAGCGACGCCGACGAGGCCGCCATCGACGACGCCGAGGGCGACGCGACAGTCGCGGACGCGGAACGCGACGGAGACGAGGCCGAGGACGATAGTGAAGCGAGCGTCGACGGAGCCGAACGCGGCGACGCCGAGCGCGCGGAAGGCGACACCGACAACGGAGACGCCGACGCCGGCGATACCGACGGCGGCGACGGTGGTGATGAGTTCGTTCCCGACCGCGACGAGTGA
- the mce gene encoding methylmalonyl-CoA epimerase, with protein MHFDHVGIATPDAAGLAALFAELFDAPVAHEETFDGMSVVFLELENGYFELLEPHEEGAISKFLDKRGGGIHHVAVETDDIEAALRTAEAAGVDRIDEEPRPGAWGHEVAFLHPKSTGGVLVEFVSH; from the coding sequence ATGCATTTCGACCACGTCGGAATCGCCACGCCCGACGCCGCCGGGTTGGCCGCGCTGTTCGCGGAGCTGTTCGACGCGCCCGTGGCCCACGAGGAGACGTTCGACGGCATGTCGGTCGTCTTCCTCGAACTCGAAAACGGCTACTTCGAACTGCTCGAACCCCACGAGGAGGGTGCTATCTCGAAATTCCTCGACAAGCGCGGCGGCGGTATCCACCACGTCGCCGTCGAGACCGACGACATCGAGGCCGCGCTCCGGACCGCCGAGGCCGCCGGCGTCGACCGCATCGACGAGGAGCCGCGCCCCGGCGCGTGGGGCCACGAGGTCGCCTTCTTACATCCCAAGTCCACGGGCGGCGTCCTCGTGGAGTTCGTCTCGCACTGA
- a CDS encoding YbjQ family protein: MIVTTTETVIGRDIEETLGAVRGNTIRARNVGRDITQGLRNIVGGELKSYTGLMAEARDEATDRMVAEAEAMGADAVVSVRYVTAEVAQGAAEILAYGTAVTLVGGTDPDADAEPASESNADVA, encoded by the coding sequence ATGATAGTAACGACAACGGAGACGGTCATCGGCCGCGACATCGAGGAGACGCTTGGTGCCGTCCGGGGGAACACGATTCGCGCCCGAAACGTCGGCCGCGACATCACGCAGGGGCTCCGAAACATCGTCGGCGGCGAACTCAAGTCCTACACCGGGCTGATGGCCGAGGCGCGCGACGAGGCGACAGACCGGATGGTGGCCGAGGCGGAGGCGATGGGTGCCGACGCCGTCGTCAGCGTCCGGTACGTGACCGCCGAGGTGGCCCAAGGAGCGGCCGAGATTCTGGCCTACGGGACCGCCGTCACGCTCGTCGGCGGCACCGACCCCGACGCCGACGCGGAACCCGCGTCCGAGTCGAACGCCGACGTGGCGTGA
- a CDS encoding acyl-CoA mutase large subunit family protein, which produces MFDPDELEEIREAKAEWEDETLGPTLDRFGERKEEFTTDTGGNVVKRLYTPDDADVDYDEDVGFPGEKPYTRGVYPTMHRGRLWTMRQYAGFGTAAETNERFRYLIDNGSSGLSLAFDLPTQMGYDSDAMMAAGEVGKSGVAIDSLHDMETVFDGIDLGEVSTSMTINAPAAVLLAMYVALGDKQGVPREELRGTIQNDIMKEYIARNLYIFPPEPSMRLITDIFEFCAAETPKFNTISISGYHIREAGSTAAQEVAFTLGNGIQYVEAAVDAGLDVDDFAPQLSFFFNAHNNILEEVAKFRAARRMWAKIMEERFGAENPKSMQLKFHTQTGGSTLTAQQVENNVVRVAYQALAAVLGGTQSLHTNGKDEALSLPTEKSVRTALRTQQILAHESGAADTIDPLAGSYYVEALTDDIEDEAFDLLDEVDERGGMLDAVKNQWVQREIQDVAYERQREIEEGERVIVGVNEYQVDEEPTVEVQEVSEEEEQKQVESLDARKDDRDEEAVEAALEDIRAAANGDENLLPLIVTAVKAYATVGEICGVLREEFGEYEPGMA; this is translated from the coding sequence ATGTTTGATCCCGACGAGCTCGAAGAGATTCGGGAGGCGAAAGCCGAGTGGGAAGACGAGACGCTGGGGCCGACGCTCGACCGCTTCGGGGAGCGGAAAGAGGAGTTCACGACCGACACGGGGGGCAACGTCGTCAAGCGGCTCTACACTCCCGACGACGCCGACGTGGACTACGACGAGGACGTTGGCTTCCCGGGCGAAAAGCCCTACACGCGCGGGGTGTATCCGACGATGCACCGCGGGCGGCTCTGGACGATGCGGCAGTACGCGGGCTTCGGGACGGCCGCCGAGACCAACGAGCGGTTCCGCTACCTCATCGACAACGGCTCGTCGGGGCTGTCGCTCGCGTTCGACCTGCCGACGCAGATGGGCTACGACTCCGACGCGATGATGGCCGCCGGCGAGGTGGGGAAATCCGGCGTCGCCATCGACAGCCTCCACGACATGGAGACGGTGTTCGACGGCATCGACCTCGGTGAGGTCTCCACGTCGATGACCATCAACGCCCCGGCGGCGGTGTTGCTGGCGATGTACGTCGCCCTCGGCGACAAGCAGGGCGTCCCCCGCGAGGAGCTTCGCGGAACCATCCAAAACGACATCATGAAGGAGTACATCGCGCGGAACCTCTACATCTTCCCGCCGGAGCCGTCGATGCGGCTCATCACGGACATCTTCGAGTTCTGCGCGGCGGAGACGCCGAAGTTCAACACCATCTCCATCTCCGGCTACCACATCCGCGAGGCCGGGTCGACCGCCGCCCAAGAGGTCGCGTTCACCCTCGGCAACGGCATCCAGTACGTCGAGGCCGCGGTCGACGCCGGCCTCGACGTGGACGACTTCGCCCCGCAGTTGTCCTTCTTCTTCAACGCCCACAACAACATCCTCGAAGAGGTGGCGAAGTTCCGCGCCGCCCGCCGGATGTGGGCGAAAATCATGGAAGAGCGCTTCGGCGCTGAGAACCCGAAGTCGATGCAGTTGAAGTTCCACACCCAGACCGGCGGCTCGACGCTCACCGCCCAGCAGGTCGAGAACAACGTCGTCCGCGTCGCCTATCAGGCGCTTGCGGCCGTCCTCGGCGGCACGCAGTCGCTCCACACTAACGGGAAGGATGAGGCGCTGTCACTCCCCACGGAAAAGTCGGTTCGGACGGCGCTCCGCACCCAGCAGATTCTCGCCCACGAGTCGGGCGCGGCCGACACCATCGACCCGCTGGCGGGCAGTTACTACGTCGAGGCGCTGACCGACGACATCGAAGACGAGGCGTTCGACCTGCTCGACGAGGTTGACGAGCGCGGCGGCATGCTCGACGCCGTGAAAAACCAGTGGGTCCAGCGGGAGATTCAGGACGTGGCCTACGAGCGCCAACGCGAGATAGAGGAGGGCGAGCGCGTCATCGTCGGCGTCAACGAGTACCAAGTGGACGAGGAGCCGACCGTCGAAGTGCAGGAGGTCTCCGAGGAAGAAGAGCAAAAGCAGGTCGAGTCGCTCGACGCCCGGAAGGACGACCGCGACGAGGAGGCCGTCGAGGCCGCGTTGGAAGACATCCGCGCCGCCGCGAACGGCGACGAGAACCTCCTCCCGCTCATCGTCACGGCGGTCAAGGCCTACGCGACGGTCGGGGAAATCTGCGGCGTCCTCCGCGAGGAGTTCGGAGAGTACGAACCCGGCATGGCCTGA
- a CDS encoding O-methyltransferase has product MDILTDETRRFLAATAPEHDAVQAEMAAYADEHGFPIIGPEAGGVLRVLAHLADATRLFEFGSGFGYSATWFAEGMADDAELFLTEHDAHELDMAREFLDRAGLAGRTTFLEGDALDLFEGVDGEFDLVLLDHQKHRYAEAFDLVSDRVAVGGVVVADNVMRGPVNFGALTDWSEGRAEALDGADADTRGIAAFLDAVRADPRYETIVLPVGSGLAVSTRVE; this is encoded by the coding sequence ATGGACATCCTGACCGACGAGACGCGGCGGTTCCTCGCGGCGACCGCGCCCGAACACGACGCGGTGCAGGCCGAGATGGCCGCCTACGCCGACGAGCACGGCTTTCCCATCATCGGCCCCGAGGCGGGCGGCGTGCTCCGCGTCCTCGCGCACCTCGCGGACGCGACGCGGCTGTTCGAGTTCGGCTCCGGCTTCGGCTACTCCGCGACGTGGTTCGCGGAGGGGATGGCCGACGACGCAGAACTCTTCCTGACCGAACACGACGCCCACGAACTCGACATGGCGCGGGAGTTTCTCGACCGGGCCGGCCTCGCCGGCCGGACGACGTTCCTCGAAGGCGACGCGCTCGACCTGTTCGAGGGCGTCGACGGCGAGTTCGACCTCGTGTTGTTGGACCACCAGAAACACCGCTACGCCGAGGCGTTCGACCTCGTCTCCGACCGCGTCGCGGTCGGCGGAGTCGTCGTCGCTGACAACGTGATGCGCGGCCCGGTCAATTTCGGCGCGCTCACCGACTGGAGCGAAGGCCGGGCCGAGGCCCTCGACGGAGCCGACGCCGACACCCGCGGCATCGCGGCGTTCCTCGACGCGGTCCGGGCCGACCCGCGGTACGAGACCATCGTCCTCCCGGTCGGCAGCGGCCTCGCGGTCAGCACGCGGGTCGAGTGA
- a CDS encoding nascent polypeptide-associated complex protein: MFGGGGMNPRKMKQMMKQMGIDVTELDAEEVVIKTGDDELVFSDAQVTRMDAQGQETYQIVGEPETRELGAGDDGDESVESAESAEAADAIPADDVAIVAQRAGVPEDEAREALEAEDGDLAAAIARLE, translated from the coding sequence ATGTTTGGAGGCGGCGGGATGAACCCGCGAAAGATGAAGCAGATGATGAAGCAGATGGGCATCGACGTGACGGAGCTCGATGCCGAGGAAGTCGTCATCAAGACGGGCGACGACGAACTCGTCTTCAGCGACGCGCAGGTCACGCGCATGGACGCGCAGGGCCAAGAGACGTATCAAATCGTCGGCGAGCCCGAGACGCGCGAACTCGGTGCCGGCGACGACGGCGACGAGTCCGTCGAGTCCGCCGAGTCCGCCGAGGCCGCCGACGCCATCCCGGCCGACGACGTTGCCATCGTGGCCCAGCGCGCCGGCGTCCCCGAGGACGAGGCCCGCGAAGCGCTGGAGGCCGAAGACGGCGACCTCGCCGCGGCCATCGCGCGACTGGAGTGA
- a CDS encoding methyltransferase domain-containing protein, translated as MILLVHGDREYLRAPGDELHTDLGMLTVPEDVEAGQTLETHIGEEFLVREPRGPDLFNHFERTGAPMMPRDIGLIVGHTGVAAGERVLDAGTGTGVLSAYLGRLGVDVTTFERDAEFADVARENMRLAGVEQRVDVRTGDITDELDDLADSGFDALTLDTENAPEVVRHAPDLLVTGGYVAVYSPFVEGTRAAVEAAREAGLSDVETFETIQRQMDFNDRGSRPSTAGVGHTGYLVFARNE; from the coding sequence GTGATACTCCTCGTCCACGGCGACCGGGAGTACCTCCGAGCGCCCGGCGACGAACTGCACACCGACCTCGGGATGCTCACCGTCCCCGAGGACGTGGAAGCCGGCCAGACGCTCGAAACCCACATCGGCGAGGAGTTCCTCGTCCGCGAGCCGCGCGGCCCGGACCTCTTCAACCACTTCGAGCGCACCGGCGCGCCGATGATGCCGCGCGATATCGGCCTCATCGTCGGCCACACCGGCGTCGCGGCCGGCGAGCGCGTCCTCGACGCGGGCACCGGCACGGGCGTCCTCTCGGCGTACCTCGGCCGCCTCGGCGTCGACGTGACGACGTTCGAACGCGACGCCGAGTTCGCGGACGTGGCTCGCGAGAACATGCGTCTCGCGGGCGTCGAACAGCGCGTCGACGTTCGCACCGGCGACATCACCGACGAACTCGACGACCTCGCGGACTCGGGGTTCGACGCGCTCACGCTCGACACCGAGAACGCGCCAGAGGTCGTCCGCCACGCGCCCGACCTGCTCGTGACCGGCGGCTACGTCGCCGTCTACTCCCCGTTCGTGGAGGGCACGCGCGCGGCCGTCGAAGCCGCCAGAGAGGCGGGGCTCTCGGACGTGGAGACGTTCGAGACGATTCAGCGACAGATGGACTTCAACGACCGCGGGTCGCGCCCCTCGACCGCCGGCGTCGGCCACACCGGCTACCTCGTGTTCGCCCGCAACGAGTGA
- a CDS encoding DUF6517 family protein, whose product MADAPAPPTLPPLEGWVRVDDATDRPFELGPVSVVARTVVYEDAAIRERVPATADGPWRFLFASRLEIRPHTPPSKSLTKLVGKRASAGFRSRLEARGFSDVRRVESRTLRVRVGGGGDGQRDAGRDDDTRGDDATESEADVIRYAATVELAGVELAADAYLAVTPVDGEFLLTGGAYPREVRGGDGETAAALREAIEPERFREELFRVIRGVG is encoded by the coding sequence ATGGCCGACGCGCCCGCCCCGCCGACGCTCCCGCCGCTGGAGGGCTGGGTCCGCGTCGACGACGCGACGGACCGCCCGTTCGAACTCGGCCCCGTCAGCGTCGTCGCCCGGACGGTCGTCTACGAGGACGCCGCCATCCGCGAGCGCGTGCCGGCGACCGCCGACGGCCCGTGGCGCTTTCTGTTCGCCAGCCGCCTCGAAATCCGGCCGCACACACCGCCGTCGAAGTCGCTGACGAAACTGGTCGGCAAGCGCGCGAGCGCCGGCTTCCGGTCGCGCCTCGAAGCCCGCGGCTTCTCGGACGTTCGGCGCGTCGAGTCGCGGACGCTCCGGGTGCGAGTTGGCGGCGGTGGCGACGGTCAGCGCGACGCCGGCCGAGACGACGACACCCGAGGAGACGACGCGACCGAATCCGAGGCCGACGTGATTCGCTACGCCGCGACCGTCGAACTCGCCGGGGTCGAACTCGCCGCGGACGCCTACCTCGCGGTGACGCCGGTCGACGGCGAGTTCCTCCTGACCGGCGGCGCGTACCCCCGCGAGGTCCGCGGTGGCGACGGGGAGACGGCCGCGGCGCTCCGCGAGGCAATCGAACCCGAACGCTTCAGAGAAGAGCTGTTTCGCGTGATTCGCGGCGTCGGGTGA
- a CDS encoding transcription factor S: MEFCDDCGSLMTPQDGVWVCPNGHEKARDSEKEKSMVTTEGQESSEVVDMSDVDNADIGPTTKAICPKCGHDVARYEMKQIRSADESETRFFTCVECDHKWREDDH; encoded by the coding sequence ATGGAGTTTTGCGACGACTGCGGGTCCCTGATGACGCCGCAAGACGGCGTCTGGGTCTGTCCGAACGGCCACGAGAAAGCCCGAGACAGCGAAAAAGAGAAGTCGATGGTCACGACCGAGGGCCAGGAGTCCAGCGAGGTCGTCGACATGTCCGACGTGGACAACGCCGACATCGGCCCGACGACGAAGGCCATCTGCCCGAAGTGCGGCCACGACGTGGCGCGCTACGAGATGAAGCAGATTCGCTCGGCCGACGAGTCCGAGACGCGCTTTTTCACCTGCGTCGAGTGCGACCACAAGTGGCGCGAAGACGACCACTGA
- a CDS encoding DUF5789 family protein: MQESITLARVESLLEDLSYPVSRRDAATSLDGVTVLMADGNADLGELVRNCLTSEFTDAKDLYYELNNAMPIEALGEPGQSDGDA; encoded by the coding sequence GTGCAAGAATCAATCACGCTCGCCCGCGTCGAATCCCTCCTCGAAGACCTCTCGTACCCGGTGTCGCGACGGGACGCCGCGACCTCCCTCGACGGTGTGACGGTGCTCATGGCCGACGGGAACGCCGACCTCGGTGAGTTAGTCCGGAACTGCCTCACGAGCGAGTTCACCGACGCGAAGGACCTGTACTACGAACTGAACAACGCGATGCCAATCGAGGCGCTCGGCGAACCGGGGCAGTCCGACGGCGACGCCTGA